A single genomic interval of Ischnura elegans chromosome 3, ioIscEleg1.1, whole genome shotgun sequence harbors:
- the LOC124156608 gene encoding uncharacterized protein LOC124156608, with product MFPRLLAALAVVGLGAVALPTGRHEQPLPGEVDSDETRRVLGSSVVTSVSVIMDLGHGGTALLSSGQHDDSVVGGSQQSEAFANSAMPTLKRPVGSPPALMSPDRYEFYTFDESGELVRRLMTLEQIQSLIAGGDDADRLANPSVDVDTANTQPSAGGDPQREVVANVQQVLKEELQNSMHRNGTEPLQGEFEPEADVQEVPSEEEEEFPALVQEVPAPPSSSQRPEQGDASQPLPDDSLGDSDAASLENEDSSSSLPSGEGAQMSEDESSQPSANDSSDGEESADSGVSSESSASQDDTKTSSEEHGDHEDSSIHDSSTDVSLEEVTTPSEFVSEKYGIYHISVTHKPPSVMDDFEDSTSANMEDKTTLKAQTVNLEEESASTEYMEVPSKNETQVKDHASFGDTSGQDEVSEDVTEESTTSHGHTTPPPDSTDDAELTNKNPPGIHHDESISGPIPEVEVMPNYPGQDDDTSVSDQDGNFGATTQMTGEPIYHNTQSSDHQPDEIPNHSQTTEFQPPEEADLTQFYNEGNQNVSNASDEKEENPMTVPGLPELFELLDKITDNKDQTLMSIADSLNEEESLETTTTERENLAYQGEVEDNNQSEIAEPSASLLPPLIDDEDVSTTVHTGEEQYQSTEVSIMKDKDTRPLEEDEYDSDEIASQFSNSEDSTSKKPFDTTVSHSAQEATSDEDIEKNTTPAPDSIVEVLSPETSTHVPVTSQNDMVPTGEGSVMTDEVNGSASKKPEHGDRFTSISSSSTESLTQSNPVTYEMTSTDSTTMPSMIVDVVTDNAAGESHEHQADISQPIKEDEPVESGDRYTTITPDGGALTLNIGISGGTGDSMGVGTHEGEKTSGEDVNEDSDGSLIEDTVNSGADERFESSTSTNSDGEGYEATATTRRSELEGESHADDGAERVTDVAGKDKYVSDSVTTETINLEVSSEKTPENVGSLAIKESATHKTTEIMPEHTAVGTSEQSTKSTVDKTDEDYLLGEMHKVAEEQSDPLLSPYDEQTEEIKSALKDKPTPVASNDDENETAEGTTEPTSDNQESDHSTTEVIAEAEGDAPTTASFAQQEVASSTPTHHEEEVKPIASQDEDPSTDSVTQIAISHSSEEKQPSEATSVDATTYRPVYIPLGGAVSDGLSDAAPSVSPDDLPDPNGLSGPLLGSQTNKPTAEPPTSVSPGLASHVPPLMPAFPPAPSGNMGLEATSSSLDPDVKLFVDLCNDLAFSLYSQVTGASQSIPNIRGTHGSGVQTRSLVLSPFAISSLLAMVFLGARGPTSEQMNDLLHLDDVVTFNPHLVLQNVTESVITSPGVSAAAFVRELYSDKSKGHLLEFYKQRAKAFYEGHVEEVDFAEVNDVIRRRTNHLVRWQTRGRVPEYLRGSSLRLRPPLAALSANFFEADCQRASSVDTDGEMYFEVPAMGRRRRRLVPVPAVVWRGVFLAGFDPGLDATALELRHGGGEVSTVLVLPGRHGHSVPDEPSGGLSRLEAWLSKGGKASWSSLLRSAVPRGPIEVQLPRFAHRSVLNVTGALTRMGLADLFTGGKADLRGLDGSIGGTLHLSDAIQMTAFGVCAEDGNSRRHLETYPSAQRTGRSEGSEEVEEEYASSAEAQQATEEMPTERTTEAVADSTTDRESSAAEAAPRDGRAAAWGDLDVQSYAFAAAEAARDLPLALRPRQARIPKPTAVSLLPRLRFDRPFLYFVRHNPSGFILLMGRFNPRLFP from the exons ATGTTTCCCAGGTTGCTGGCGGCGCTGGCCGTCGTGGGGTTGGGGGCGGTCGCCCTGCCCACGGGTCGACACGAGCAGCCACTGCCCGGTGAAGTGGACTCCGACGAAACTCGAAGAGTTCTTGGATCAAG CGTGGTGACGTCCGTGTCCGTGATTATGGACCTGGGCCACGGCGGAACGGCACTGCTCTCTTCCGGTCAGCACGATGACAGCGTCGTCGGAGGCAGCCAGCAGTCGGAGGCGTTCGCCAACAGCGCGATGCCGACGCTCAAGCGGCCGGTCGGCAGTCCGCCCGCCCTCATGTCCCCCGACCGATACGAGTTCTACACCTTCGACGAGTCCGGCGAGCTCGTTCGCCGTCTCATGACGCTGGAGCAGATCCAGAGCCTGATAGCGGGCGGAGACGACGCCGATCGACTGGCAAACCCCAGCGTGGACGTGGACACAGCCAACACACAACCGTCGGCCGGCGGCGACCCGCAGAGGGAAGTGGTGGCCAACGTGCAGCAAGTGCTCAAGGAGGAACTGCAGAACTCCATGCATAGGAACGGGACGGAGCCCCTGCAGGGAGAGTTCGAGCCGGAAGCCGACGTGCAGGAGGTGCCttccgaggaggaggaggagttccCTGCGTTGGTGCAAGAGGTGCCTGCGCCTCCGTCCTCTTCGCAGAGACCGGAGCAAGGCGATGCCTCGCAGCCCCTACCAGACGATTCTTTGGGCGATTCAGACGCGGCGTCCCTCGAAAACGAAGACTCGAGCTCATCACTCCCTTCAGGAGAAGGCGCTCAGATGTCGGAAGACGAGAGCTCGCAGCCGTCCGCGAACGACTCGAGTGACGGCGAGGAAAGTGCAGATTCTGGAGTATCAAGTGAATCAAGTGCCTCGCAAGACGACACTAAAACGAGCTCTGAAGAACACGGTGATCACGAGGATTCGTCAATCCACGATTCATCGACAGATGTCTCCCTTGAGGAAGTCACTACTCCTTCAGAGTTTGTGTCCGAAAAGTATGGAATTTATCACATAAGCGTGACTCATAAGCCTCCCTCCGTTATGGATGATTTTGAAGACTCTACGTCGGCCAATATGGAAGATAAGACAACTCTGAAGGCACAAACGGTGAATTTAGAAGAAGAATCAGCATCCACTGAATATATGGAAGTGCCATCTAAGAATGAAACTCAAGTGAAGGACCACGCCAGTTTCGGAGACACCTCGGGGCAGGACGAAGTAAGCGAAGATGTGACGGAGGAGTCAACAACTAGCCACGGTCATACGACCCCACCTCCAGACTCAACGGACGATGCTGAGCTAACGAACAAAAATCCTCCGGGAATCCATCACGACGAATCCATTTCCGGTCCGATTCCAGAAGTTGAGGTCATGCCCAATTACCCTGGTCAAGATGACGACACATCGGTAAGCGATCAAGACGGAAATTTCGGTGCCACAACACAAATGACCGGAGAACCCATCTACCATAATACACAATCTTCTGACCATCAACCAGATGAGATTCCGAATCACTCTCAGACAACTGAATTCCAGCCCCCGGAAGAAGCGGACCTGACACAGTTCTATAATGAAGGTAACCAGAACGTAAGCAACGCTTCTGACGAAAAGGAAGAGAATCCTATGACAGTGCCTGGTTTACCTGAATTATTTGAGCTGTTAGATAAAATAACTGATAATAAAGATCAGACTTTGATGAGTATTGCTGACTCTCTCAATGAAGAGGAAAGCTTAGAAACTACAACCACAGAACGAGAAAATCTGGCATACCAAGGTGAGGTGGAAGATAATAATCAATCAGAGATAGCAGAACCTTCAGCATCTCTTTTACCCCCTCTTATCGACGATGAGGACGTTTCCACCACAGTTCACACCGGAGAGGAGCAATATCAGTCAACTGAGGTTTCCATCATGAAAGATAAGGATACTCGACCATTAGAGGAGGATGAATACGACAGCGATGAAATTGCATCTCAATTTTCAAATTCGGAAGACAGCACGTCAAAGAAACCATTTGATACAACAGTGTCTCATTCAGCCCAAGAAGCAACTTCAGATGAAGATATAGAAAAGAATACCACACCTGCGCCAGACTCGATCGTTGAAGTCCTTTCACCAGAGACTTCAACGCATGTGCCTGTCACCTCTCAAAACGACATGGTCCCCACCGGCGAAGGAAGCGTGATGACAGATGAAGTGAATGGTAGTGCATCAAAGAAACCAGAGCACGGTGATCGTTTCACATCTATTTCTAGCTCTTCCACGGAATCCCTTACCCAATCAAATCCCGTAACTTACGAAATGACATCTACTGACTCCACCACGATGCCCTCAATGATAGTTGACGTCGTGACAGATAATGCAGCTGGAGAATCTCATGAGCATCAGGCAGATATTTCCCAACCAATCAAAGAAGATGAGCCCGTGGAAAGTGGCGACAGATACACCACAATCACGCCGGATGGAGGAGCATTGACGCTCAATATAGGCATTTCAGGAGGCACTGGAGACTCCATGGGTGTAGGTACTCACGAAGGAGAGAAAACCAGCGGAGAAGATGTCAATGAAGACAGCGACGGATCCTTGATCGAGGATACTGTCAACTCTGGAGCAGATGAGAGGTTTGAGAGCAGCACTTCAACGAATAGCGATGGAGAAGGCTACGAAGCAACTGCAACGACACGACGCAGTGAGTTAGAGGGGGAAAGTCACGCAGATGACGGTGCTGAAAGAGTAACGGACGTTGCTGGCAAAGATAAGTACGTGAGTGACTCGGTGacaacagaaacaataaatttagaAGTCAGCTCTGAAAAGACACCCGAGAATGTTGGATCTCTTGCCATCAAAGAGTCAGCGACTCATAAGACCACCGAAATTATGCCGGAGCATACGGCAGTCGGGACTTCCGAGCAGTCAACGAAGTCCACAGTGGACAAAACCGACGAAGATTACCTTCTGGGAGAGATGCACAAGGTGGCGGAGGAGCAGAGTGACCCCTTGCTCAGTCCATATGATGAGCAGACGGAGGAAATTAAGTCAGCGCTGAAAGACAAGCCGACGCCGGTAGCGAGCAATGATGACGAGAATGAAACTGCCGAGGGCACCACTGAGCCTACCTCGGATAACCAAGAGTCTGACCATTCCACGACGGAGGTCATTGCCGAGGCTGAAGGAGACGCACCGACGACGGCGTCATTCGCCCAGCAGGAAGTGGCCTCTTCGACACCAACACACCACGAGGAGGAAGTGAAGCCTATCGCATCCCAAGATGAGGATCCTTCAACGGATTCCGTGACGCAGATTGCAATCAGCCATTCCTCAGAAGAAAAACAACCATCGGAGGCGACCTCCGTGGATGCCACGACGTACCGTCCGGTGTACATACCCTTGGGAGGAGCCGTGTCTGACGGCTTGAGCGACGCTGCTCCATCCGTTTCCCCAGACGATCTGCCCGATCCCAACGGACTCTCTGGGCCTCTGCTGGGCTCGCAAACGAATAAACCCACGGCAGAGCCACCCACCTCTGTCAGCCCCGGCCTGGCGTCACACGTCCCACCCCTGATGCCCGCCTTCCCTCCAGCGCCCTCTGGAAATATGGGTCTGGAAGCCACTTCCTCCTCACTCGACCCAGACGTCAAACTGTTCGTGGACCTCTGCAACGATTTGGCCTTTTCCTTATATTCGCAA GTGACCGGAGCCTCTCAGTCCATCCCCAACATCCGCGGCACCCACGGCAGCGGCGTGCAGACGCGTAGCCTCGTTCTCTCGCCGTTCGCCATCTCGTCGCTGCTGGCCATGGTGTTCCTGGGGGCTCGCGGCCCAACCTCCGAGCAGATGAACGACCTGCTGCACCTCGACGACGTCGTCACCTTCAACCCTCACCTCGTGCTGCAGAACGTCACCGAGTCGGTGATCACGAGCCCAGGCGTCTCCGCGGCCGCTTTCGTCAGGGAACTGTACAGCGACAAG aGCAAGGGCCACCTGCTGGAGTTCTACAAGCAGAGGGCCAAGGCGTTCTACGAGGGCCACGTGGAGGAAGTGGACTTTGCCGAGGTGAACGACGTCATCCGGCGCCGCACCAACCACCTGGTTCGCTGGCAGACGAGGGGCCGCGTGCCAGAGTACTTGCGCGGGTCGTCGCTGCGCCTCCGGCCGCCGCTCGCCGCGCTCTCCGCCAACTTCTTCGAG GCCGACTGTCAGAGGGCGTCCAGCGTAGACACCGACGGTGAGATGTACTTCGAGGTTCCTGCGATGGGTCGCCGTCGGCGTCGCCTGGTGCCCGTGCCGGCCGTGGTGTGGCGTGGAGTGTTCCTCGCGGGGTTCGATCCCGGGCTGGACGCCACGGCGCTCGAGCTGCGTCACGGCGGCGGCGAGGTCAGCACTGTGCTGGTGCTTCCGGGCAGACACGGCCATTCCGTGCCGGACGAGCCGAGCGGCGGGCTGTCCCGGCTGGAGGCGTGGCTGTCGAAAGGGGGGAAGGCGTCGTGGTCGTCCCTGCTGCGCAGCGCCGTCCCGCGCGGGCCCATCGAGGTGCAGCTGCCGCGCTTCGCCCACCGCTCCGTGCTCAACGTGACGGGCGCCCTCACCCGGATGGGGCTGGCGGACCTCTTCACTGGAGGCAAAGCGGACCTAAG GGGGCTGGATGGGAGCATTGGAGGCACTCTCCACTTGTCTGACGCCATCCAGATGACCGCCTTTGGCGTGTGCGCTGAGGACGGCAATTCCAGAAGGCACCTGGAGACATACCCATCTGCACAGAGGACAGGCAGATCAGAAGGCAGTgaagaggtggaggaggagtATGCTTCGTCTGCGGAAGCTCAGCAAGCGACGGAGGAAATGCCAACGGAAAGGACGACGGAAGCAGTGGCCGACAGCACCACAGACAGAGAGAG TTCAGCAGCAGAAGCAGCACCAAGGGATGGCAGAGCAGCCGCTTGGGGGGACCTGGACGTGCAGTCGTACGCATTTGCTGCTGCCGAGGCGGCACGGGATTTGCCGCTGGCACTGCGACCAAGGCAGGCGAGAATCCCAAAGCCCACGGCAGTCTCACTACTGCCCAGGCTCCGCTTTGATCGGCCCTTCCTCTACTTTGTCCGCCACAACCCAAGCGGCTTCATCCTACTCATGGGAAGGTTCAACCCTCGCCTCTTCCCTTAA